One segment of Saprospiraceae bacterium DNA contains the following:
- a CDS encoding phosphatidylglycerophosphatase A gives MKNFYRITAIGFGTGKLPIAPGTWGAALAALLAAPLMWADSNLARLALIVAAIAFSFICARAADMFADEWGEDPSRVVADEMVGMWVTLVGNPLTWGNIGLGFLFFRFFDIAKPLGVRRLERIPGGWGVVLDDVLAGVYANILLQLANLCFALPYF, from the coding sequence ATGAAAAACTTCTACCGCATCACGGCCATAGGCTTCGGCACGGGCAAACTGCCGATAGCGCCCGGCACTTGGGGAGCGGCGCTGGCGGCCCTGCTCGCCGCGCCGCTGATGTGGGCAGATTCCAACTTGGCGAGGCTGGCGCTCATAGTGGCGGCCATCGCGTTCAGCTTCATCTGTGCGCGGGCTGCGGATATGTTTGCCGACGAATGGGGCGAAGACCCCAGCCGCGTCGTGGCGGATGAGATGGTCGGAATGTGGGTGACATTGGTCGGTAATCCACTGACTTGGGGCAACATTGGGCTGGGCTTCCTGTTCTTTCGGTTTTTCGATATCGCCAAGCCATTGGGCGTGCGGCGGTTAGAGCGGATACCGGGTGGCTGGGGGGTAGTGCTCGACGACGTACTGGCTGGCGTTTACGCAAACATCCTGCTTCAGCTGGCCAACCTGTGCTTCGCGCTACCATATTTTTAG
- a CDS encoding inositol-3-phosphate synthase, with protein sequence MSKQIEIKPAKGKLGILTPGMGAVATTFIAGVVAARKGIALPIGSLTQMGTIRLGKRTEDRNPLIKDFVPLAGLDDIVFGGWDVYSDNVYEAALEAKVLERPLVEVLKEDLQKISPMKAVFDKKYVRNLDGTHIKTGATKMDLAEQLMADIRDFKTKNGCDRLVIVWCASTEAYIEPSDVHASLEAFEKGLRNNDERIAPSMIYVYAALKSGVPFANGAPNLTCDIPAMLELAHKTKTPIAGKDFKTGQTLMKTIVAPGLHARALGVKGWFSTNILGNRDGAVLDAPENFKTKEVSKGSVLDGIFNAEQQPDLYGEIYHKIRINYYPPHGDNKESWDNIDIFGWLGYGMQIKINFLCRDSILAAPIVLDLALFLDLAQRAGMVGIQEWLSFYFKAPQTAPGLPPQHDIFKQLGKLENTLRYLMGEELITHLGLDYYEDLVKEYEEMIPAHH encoded by the coding sequence ATGAGCAAACAAATAGAAATAAAGCCCGCCAAGGGCAAGCTTGGCATCCTTACCCCGGGCATGGGCGCTGTGGCCACCACTTTTATTGCCGGCGTTGTCGCGGCACGCAAAGGCATCGCTTTGCCAATAGGCTCCCTGACCCAAATGGGTACCATCCGCCTCGGAAAGCGCACCGAAGACCGCAATCCGCTCATCAAAGACTTTGTGCCGCTCGCAGGGCTTGACGATATTGTGTTCGGCGGCTGGGATGTTTACAGCGACAACGTCTATGAAGCAGCATTGGAAGCCAAAGTGCTCGAACGCCCGCTCGTGGAGGTCTTGAAAGAGGATTTGCAAAAAATAAGCCCGATGAAGGCGGTTTTTGACAAAAAATATGTCCGCAATCTGGACGGGACCCACATCAAGACAGGAGCCACCAAAATGGATTTGGCCGAGCAACTCATGGCCGACATCCGCGACTTCAAAACCAAAAACGGTTGCGACCGTCTGGTCATCGTTTGGTGCGCTTCCACCGAAGCCTACATCGAGCCAAGCGATGTCCATGCCTCGCTCGAAGCATTTGAAAAAGGCCTGCGCAACAACGACGAACGCATCGCGCCGAGCATGATTTATGTGTACGCAGCCCTAAAAAGTGGCGTGCCGTTTGCCAATGGCGCTCCCAACCTGACTTGCGACATCCCGGCAATGCTCGAACTGGCCCACAAAACCAAAACACCCATCGCAGGCAAAGACTTCAAGACCGGGCAAACGCTGATGAAAACCATTGTGGCACCGGGGCTTCACGCCCGCGCTTTGGGCGTGAAAGGCTGGTTTTCGACCAACATTCTCGGCAATCGCGACGGAGCCGTGCTGGACGCGCCCGAAAATTTCAAAACAAAAGAGGTATCCAAAGGCAGTGTGCTCGATGGCATTTTCAACGCCGAACAACAGCCCGACCTCTATGGCGAGATTTACCATAAAATTCGCATCAACTACTACCCGCCGCACGGCGACAACAAGGAAAGCTGGGACAACATAGATATTTTCGGCTGGCTCGGCTACGGAATGCAAATCAAAATCAACTTCCTCTGCCGCGACTCCATCCTCGCCGCGCCCATCGTGCTCGACCTCGCGCTCTTCCTCGATTTGGCGCAACGCGCTGGCATGGTCGGCATTCAGGAATGGCTGTCGTTCTATTTCAAAGCACCACAAACCGCGCCCGGATTGCCCCCACAGCACGATATTTTCAAACAGCTGGGCAAACTCGAAAACACGCTCCGCTACCTCATGGGCGAGGAACTCATCACGCACTTGGGTCTCGATTACTATGAGGACTTGGTGAAGGAATACGAGGAAATGATCCCCGCGCATCATTGA
- a CDS encoding fatty acid desaturase encodes MAYQQDFTYVGGTEPHRIRTREIIAAHPEVKNLIGKNPWTAVIIAACVLFQVAVAYLLRDQSWWLILALAWFVGAFPSHTLFVCIHEAAHNLIFRSPRWNIVAGIVANFPTLLPSAISFKNYHIKHHCFQGVHELDADLPSRWEAKLINNYFIGKALWLLFFPVFQAARTVRCREVAVVDKWVVLNVVAQFAFDIAIIYFFGWKAFAYLALSFMFSIGFHPLGARWIQEHYLVLDKNQETYSYYGRLNPVNLNVGYHNEHHDMPSIPWNNLPKLKKLAPEFYDHLLYHGSYTKLWLTFLFSQEVGLFSRILRKERGNVTLADNSTPDLQVLKTTNAE; translated from the coding sequence ATGGCTTATCAACAGGATTTCACTTACGTCGGTGGTACGGAGCCACATCGCATCCGCACCCGTGAAATCATCGCAGCACATCCAGAAGTAAAAAATCTGATTGGAAAAAACCCGTGGACGGCAGTCATCATCGCAGCCTGCGTGCTATTTCAGGTCGCGGTGGCCTATCTGCTCCGCGACCAAAGCTGGTGGCTAATTCTCGCTTTGGCGTGGTTCGTCGGAGCGTTTCCGTCACACACACTTTTCGTGTGCATCCACGAGGCGGCGCACAATCTGATTTTTCGCAGCCCCCGCTGGAACATCGTAGCGGGCATCGTCGCCAATTTTCCCACCCTGCTTCCTTCCGCCATTTCGTTCAAAAATTACCACATCAAGCACCATTGTTTTCAGGGTGTGCATGAGTTGGACGCCGACCTTCCCTCGCGCTGGGAAGCAAAATTGATAAACAACTATTTTATAGGCAAGGCATTGTGGCTCTTGTTTTTCCCCGTTTTCCAAGCTGCCCGCACCGTGCGGTGCCGCGAGGTAGCCGTCGTGGACAAGTGGGTCGTTTTGAATGTGGTCGCCCAATTTGCTTTCGACATCGCCATCATTTACTTTTTTGGCTGGAAAGCATTCGCCTATCTCGCCCTCAGTTTCATGTTTTCTATCGGGTTCCATCCGTTGGGGGCCAGATGGATTCAGGAGCATTACCTCGTGCTCGACAAAAATCAGGAGACTTACAGTTACTATGGTCGCCTCAATCCCGTCAATTTGAACGTGGGGTACCACAACGAACATCATGACATGCCGTCCATTCCGTGGAACAACCTGCCAAAGCTGAAAAAGCTCGCTCCCGAATTCTACGACCATCTGTTGTACCATGGCTCGTACACCAAACTTTGGCTGACCTTCCTTTTCAGCCAAGAAGTTGGTTTGTTTTCGAGGATATTGCGAAAAGAGCGTGGCAACGTCACCTTGGCCGACAATTCGACCCCTGATTTGCAAGTATTGAAAACAACCAACGCGGAATAG
- a CDS encoding NAD(P)-dependent oxidoreductase — protein MKRILITGASGFIGSFLVEEGLRRGWEVMAAVRPSSDKRWLQDPNIRFVELNFGNEADLQKKLSAAGRFDYVIHNAGSTKEPNRERYFAANFENTKRFADALRKEGLAPDKFLYVSSLAAVGPTQYDHVLKPGQAPRPVTFYGESKLASEEYLASLSDFTWAAVQPTAVFGPREKGIYLAIKLAAKGWAFQIGTQPQRLSFIYVKDLVNLMYAALLHGHSGKRYLVTDGKSYASTEVSKAVEAVTNRRAIQLKVPLSLVRIVAGVSEIAGKIKGEVPPLNREKLPELAAESWICDMSETFGDLHFQPQYDLYSGMEETIQWYKNNRWL, from the coding sequence ATGAAACGAATACTCATCACCGGTGCTTCTGGGTTCATCGGTAGCTTTTTGGTGGAGGAGGGTTTGCGTCGGGGGTGGGAGGTGATGGCTGCCGTTAGGCCAAGTAGCGACAAGCGTTGGCTGCAAGACCCCAACATTCGGTTTGTGGAACTCAACTTCGGCAACGAGGCTGACCTACAAAAAAAACTGAGCGCCGCCGGACGATTCGATTATGTCATTCACAACGCGGGCAGCACCAAAGAACCCAATCGAGAAAGATACTTCGCCGCCAATTTCGAGAACACCAAACGATTTGCCGACGCGCTGCGCAAAGAAGGGTTGGCTCCCGACAAGTTTCTCTACGTCAGTAGTTTAGCCGCCGTGGGGCCAACACAATACGACCATGTTTTGAAACCCGGACAAGCGCCGAGACCCGTCACATTTTACGGCGAGAGCAAATTGGCTTCCGAGGAATACCTTGCGTCGTTGAGTGATTTTACCTGGGCCGCTGTGCAACCAACCGCCGTGTTCGGCCCGCGCGAAAAAGGCATCTACCTCGCCATAAAACTCGCCGCCAAAGGATGGGCGTTCCAGATAGGCACCCAACCACAGCGATTGAGCTTCATATACGTTAAAGACTTGGTGAACTTGATGTACGCCGCGCTTTTGCACGGACATTCGGGCAAGCGATATTTGGTCACCGATGGAAAATCGTATGCCAGCACGGAGGTGAGCAAGGCCGTTGAAGCCGTCACCAATCGTCGGGCGATTCAGCTGAAAGTGCCGTTGTCATTGGTGCGCATCGTGGCGGGGGTGTCCGAAATCGCGGGCAAAATAAAAGGGGAGGTACCGCCGCTCAACCGCGAAAAGCTGCCCGAGCTCGCTGCCGAAAGCTGGATTTGTGACATGAGCGAAACATTTGGAGACTTACATTTTCAGCCTCAGTACGATTTGTACTCGGGCATGGAAGAGACCATCCAATGGTACAAAAACAACCGCTGGCTTTGA
- a CDS encoding GNAT family N-acetyltransferase, with product MIDISKVESKKQLRQFIDFPHDLYAKDPNYVPMLFMEQETLLNPQKSPFWEHSKAAYFMAKKDGKIVGRIAAIRNNNHIEFTGEKEGFFGFFDVVNDFEVAKKLLDTAAEWLRQEGLRKMLGPASFSTNEVVGLLVENFDEPPFVMNPYNAAYFVPLLEQYGFAKMTDLLCYDFRDERLPEEVIHFAEKLETRLAERGISIRQVNMKNYKQEIEKFLPVYNASWAENTGFVPMTDAEVRQIGKDLKAIVDPGLIYFAEKEGKIIGVALAIPNVNEVQIKLRRGRLFPFGFVKFLLGLKKIKSIRILALGTLKEYRRLGIDVCFYVRIIKYGLSKGIRRAEASWILENNDMMNRALVQIKGEVYRKYRIYEKTL from the coding sequence ATGATTGACATCAGCAAAGTCGAATCCAAAAAGCAACTCCGACAGTTCATTGACTTTCCGCACGACCTCTATGCCAAGGACCCCAACTACGTCCCCATGCTGTTCATGGAGCAAGAGACGCTGCTCAATCCCCAAAAATCGCCTTTTTGGGAACACTCGAAAGCAGCCTATTTCATGGCAAAAAAAGACGGGAAAATTGTGGGACGCATCGCGGCGATTCGCAACAACAACCACATCGAGTTCACCGGGGAAAAAGAAGGCTTCTTTGGTTTTTTTGATGTCGTCAACGATTTTGAGGTGGCCAAAAAACTATTGGACACCGCGGCGGAATGGCTACGCCAAGAGGGCTTGAGAAAAATGCTCGGCCCAGCCAGTTTCTCCACGAACGAGGTGGTCGGCCTATTGGTGGAAAATTTTGATGAGCCGCCATTCGTGATGAACCCCTACAACGCCGCTTATTTCGTCCCGCTCTTGGAGCAATATGGTTTTGCGAAAATGACCGATTTGCTGTGCTACGATTTCCGCGACGAGCGGCTTCCAGAAGAGGTCATTCATTTTGCCGAAAAATTGGAGACGCGGTTGGCCGAGCGCGGTATTTCCATCCGGCAGGTCAATATGAAAAACTACAAGCAGGAAATCGAAAAATTCCTGCCGGTTTACAATGCTTCATGGGCGGAGAACACGGGTTTCGTGCCCATGACCGATGCAGAAGTGCGTCAAATCGGCAAGGACTTGAAGGCGATTGTTGACCCAGGCTTGATTTATTTTGCCGAAAAAGAAGGGAAAATCATAGGCGTGGCGCTCGCCATCCCGAACGTGAACGAGGTGCAAATCAAACTCCGGCGAGGAAGGCTGTTTCCTTTTGGCTTTGTCAAGTTTTTGTTGGGTTTGAAAAAAATAAAGAGCATTCGCATCCTCGCCCTTGGCACGCTGAAAGAATATCGGCGCTTGGGGATTGACGTTTGTTTTTACGTCCGCATCATCAAATACGGCCTCAGCAAAGGCATTCGCCGCGCCGAAGCATCGTGGATTTTGGAGAACAACGACATGATGAACCGCGCCCTCGTTCAAATCAAAGGGGAGGTGTACCGAAAATACCGCATTTACGAAAAGACATTATGA
- a CDS encoding pyridoxal phosphate-dependent aminotransferase family protein — protein sequence MNQHLLDRVRQYTAPKEVRALGWYPYFREIDSEQDTEVIINGNPVLMFGSNSYLGLTNHPKIKEAAKAATDRYGTGCAGSRFLNGTLRIHIELEEMLAEHLKQEAVLLYSTGFQSNLGAIAPLAGRHDHILIDERVHASIIDATRLSFAKVQKFRHNDMEDLEKKMSAIDAAALKYVIVDGIFSMEGDIAKLPDIVRIARRHNAVVVVDDAHAIGVIGQRGIGTGSHFGLLDQVDIQTGTFSKSLASLGGFVASSRDVIEFLKHHSRALIFSASMTPAAAGSVMAALEIMRDEPERMERLWENTNYALARFLELGFEVGPSESPIIPIYVRDNLKTFAYSTACFESGVFINPVVSPAVPSAESLIRFSLMATHSIEQIDRAIDRMYSNAVKLGIIGSDRSEAPVEVFQTQV from the coding sequence ATGAACCAACACCTACTCGACCGTGTGCGTCAATACACTGCACCAAAAGAAGTACGCGCCTTAGGATGGTACCCATATTTCCGTGAGATAGATTCCGAACAAGACACGGAGGTCATCATCAATGGAAATCCTGTTTTGATGTTTGGCTCCAACTCCTATCTGGGGCTTACCAACCATCCAAAAATCAAAGAAGCTGCCAAAGCGGCCACCGACCGCTACGGCACCGGCTGCGCCGGAAGCCGCTTCCTGAATGGCACCCTTCGCATCCACATCGAACTCGAAGAGATGCTGGCCGAACACCTCAAACAAGAGGCCGTGCTATTGTATAGCACAGGTTTTCAGTCCAACCTGGGCGCCATAGCGCCATTGGCGGGTCGCCACGACCACATCCTCATTGACGAGCGCGTGCACGCCTCCATCATTGACGCCACGCGGCTTTCGTTTGCCAAAGTGCAGAAGTTCCGCCACAACGACATGGAAGATTTGGAAAAAAAGATGTCGGCCATTGATGCTGCCGCCCTCAAATATGTCATCGTGGATGGCATTTTCAGCATGGAAGGCGACATTGCCAAACTCCCCGACATCGTGCGCATTGCGCGTCGGCACAATGCAGTGGTAGTGGTTGATGATGCCCACGCCATCGGGGTCATCGGCCAGAGAGGCATCGGCACTGGCTCACATTTTGGCCTGCTCGACCAAGTGGATATCCAGACAGGCACTTTCAGCAAATCACTGGCCTCGCTGGGCGGCTTCGTAGCTTCAAGCCGCGATGTCATCGAATTTTTGAAACACCACTCCCGAGCGCTCATCTTCAGCGCGAGCATGACACCTGCCGCAGCAGGCAGCGTGATGGCAGCCCTCGAAATCATGCGCGACGAGCCGGAACGCATGGAGCGTCTGTGGGAGAACACCAACTACGCGCTGGCCCGATTCCTTGAACTTGGCTTTGAGGTAGGGCCGAGCGAGTCGCCGATTATCCCGATTTATGTGCGCGACAACCTCAAAACCTTTGCTTATTCCACAGCCTGCTTCGAGTCGGGCGTGTTCATCAACCCGGTTGTGTCGCCCGCAGTGCCCAGCGCGGAATCACTCATCCGTTTCTCGCTGATGGCTACGCACAGCATAGAGCAAATTGACCGCGCCATTGACCGCATGTACAGCAATGCCGTGAAGCTTGGCATCATCGGCAGCGACCGCTCAGAAGCGCCAGTCGAAGTTTTTCAGACGCAGGTGTAA
- a CDS encoding sterol desaturase family protein, which produces MAMKEQSRKFISNSTESIRMFKASWMEALSKVHFSVPLIIYLPVIGWLLWQWPGNWLTLMGLFLLGLFAWTFAEYVLHRFVFHWIPPGRWGERLHFIWHGVHHDYPNDRLRLVMPPSVSIPLAFLFFFGFQALLGRPVVFPFFAGFVAGYLCYDTMHYAIHHLRWNHPLWQRIKHHHMLHHYQENDRGFGVSNPLWDYVFRTTFNLTRKK; this is translated from the coding sequence ATGGCAATGAAAGAACAATCAAGAAAATTCATATCCAACTCGACCGAGTCCATCCGAATGTTTAAGGCCAGCTGGATGGAAGCGCTTTCCAAGGTACATTTTTCTGTGCCGCTTATCATCTATCTGCCCGTGATAGGCTGGTTGCTTTGGCAATGGCCGGGCAATTGGCTTACCCTGATGGGGCTGTTCCTCTTGGGTTTGTTCGCTTGGACCTTTGCGGAATATGTGTTGCACCGTTTTGTTTTCCATTGGATTCCTCCCGGTCGTTGGGGCGAGCGTCTTCATTTTATTTGGCACGGTGTGCACCATGATTATCCCAACGACCGTCTCCGCTTGGTGATGCCGCCAAGCGTGAGCATCCCCTTGGCTTTTTTGTTCTTTTTTGGCTTTCAGGCATTGCTGGGCAGGCCCGTCGTGTTCCCCTTTTTTGCGGGCTTCGTGGCAGGCTATCTTTGCTATGACACCATGCACTACGCAATACACCACCTCCGCTGGAATCATCCACTTTGGCAACGCATCAAGCATCATCACATGCTACACCATTATCAAGAAAATGACCGCGGGTTCGGTGTGAGCAATCCTTTGTGGGACTATGTGTTTCGCACAACCTTTAATTTGACCCGGAAAAAATAA
- the ahcY gene encoding adenosylhomocysteinase, producing MAVATETRPAYKVKDIALADWGRKEIQLAEAEMPGLMALREEFGTSKPLKGARIAGCLHMTIQTAVLIETLVELGAEVSWSSCNIFSTQDHAAAAIAAAGIPVYAWKGMNAEEFDWCIEQTLFAFKDGKPLNMILDDGGDLTNMVLDQYPELVQNIRGISEETTTGVHRLYERVAKGTLPLPAININDSVTKSKFDNKYGCKESLVDAIRRATDIMIAGKVAVVAGYGDVGKGSAASLRGAGARVIVTEIDPICALQAAMDGFEVKRMENAIPRANIIVTATGNCDIVTEKHFRMMNDKTIVCNIGHFDNEIDMAWLNDNFGQTRVNIKPQVDIYNVDGNDIIVLAEGRLVNLGCATGHPSFVMSNSFTNQVLAQIELWQNADKYDNQVYMLPKHLDEKVARLHLAKIGVELEELRPHQAEYIGVNPEGPFKPEYYRY from the coding sequence ATGGCTGTTGCTACCGAAACTCGCCCCGCTTACAAAGTAAAAGACATTGCCCTTGCCGATTGGGGCCGCAAAGAAATTCAACTTGCCGAAGCCGAAATGCCGGGTCTCATGGCCTTGCGAGAAGAATTCGGCACAAGCAAGCCCCTGAAAGGCGCTCGCATCGCAGGCTGCCTCCACATGACCATCCAGACCGCCGTCCTGATTGAAACATTGGTCGAGCTCGGTGCAGAAGTATCTTGGTCGTCGTGCAACATCTTTTCCACGCAAGACCATGCCGCCGCCGCCATTGCTGCCGCTGGCATCCCGGTTTATGCTTGGAAAGGCATGAACGCCGAAGAATTTGACTGGTGCATCGAACAGACCTTGTTTGCCTTCAAAGACGGGAAACCACTCAACATGATTCTCGACGATGGCGGCGACCTGACCAATATGGTGCTCGACCAATACCCCGAACTCGTGCAAAACATTCGCGGCATTTCAGAGGAAACCACCACCGGCGTTCATCGCCTCTACGAGCGAGTTGCCAAAGGCACCCTGCCACTCCCTGCCATCAATATCAACGACTCCGTCACCAAGTCGAAATTTGACAACAAGTACGGTTGCAAGGAAAGCCTTGTGGACGCGATTCGCCGCGCCACCGACATCATGATAGCCGGAAAAGTGGCAGTAGTGGCTGGCTACGGCGACGTGGGCAAAGGCTCCGCCGCTTCGCTGCGCGGCGCGGGTGCGCGTGTCATCGTCACCGAAATCGACCCGATATGCGCGCTTCAGGCAGCAATGGACGGGTTTGAGGTGAAGCGCATGGAAAATGCCATCCCGCGCGCCAACATCATCGTGACCGCTACCGGCAACTGCGACATTGTGACCGAAAAACACTTCCGCATGATGAACGACAAGACCATCGTGTGCAACATCGGGCACTTCGACAATGAAATAGACATGGCTTGGCTGAACGACAACTTTGGTCAGACCAGAGTCAACATCAAGCCACAAGTAGATATCTACAACGTGGACGGCAACGACATTATCGTATTGGCCGAAGGGCGATTGGTCAATTTGGGTTGCGCCACAGGCCACCCCTCTTTCGTAATGTCAAATTCCTTTACCAACCAAGTATTGGCCCAAATCGAACTTTGGCAAAACGCGGACAAGTACGACAACCAAGTGTATATGCTGCCAAAACATCTGGACGAAAAAGTTGCACGCCTCCACCTTGCCAAAATTGGCGTGGAACTCGAAGAGCTGCGTCCCCACCAAGCAGAATACATTGGGGTCAATCCAGAAGGGCCTTTCAAGCCGGAATACTACCGCTACTAA